One Candidatus Sulfurimonas baltica DNA segment encodes these proteins:
- a CDS encoding SPFH domain-containing protein, whose product MEFVKAKPNEYLVVAKSGKIKNLGVARSAMIWPGQSFIMIPSTQIEAQFAMTQESKDGIPLRFKGIVIYHVENPEIVAQRFDFSENKGLTDINNLIANVSLGELRDKVSHMDMDACIDERKTTLTDAIVNELSVIAQTWGIAINVVQVAQVFIVEDEIRKQLEAEVRNQLRANSELSDIKTEEAIERESSASELRLKKEEFENQKERMNIELERKNLEREHKQKDIALVTPHKIFEAEQDMLVMTKMIDVYEFKAKMNLLKAKSMLVEEIEQNKIRKDMLPLEQVPQIADSVSRMFNGANLSFYNDSSQLMSGVAPMIDMVARALKQKEDID is encoded by the coding sequence ATGGAATTTGTAAAAGCTAAACCAAACGAGTATCTTGTAGTTGCCAAATCAGGTAAAATTAAAAATTTAGGTGTTGCAAGAAGTGCAATGATATGGCCCGGTCAATCGTTTATAATGATACCAAGTACTCAGATTGAGGCACAGTTTGCTATGACACAAGAGTCTAAGGATGGCATTCCCCTTCGTTTTAAAGGTATTGTTATCTATCATGTAGAAAATCCAGAGATAGTCGCACAACGTTTTGATTTTTCTGAGAACAAAGGTCTTACAGACATCAACAATCTTATAGCAAATGTGTCACTTGGTGAACTTCGTGATAAAGTTTCTCATATGGATATGGATGCATGTATAGACGAGCGTAAAACTACACTTACTGATGCTATTGTCAACGAACTAAGTGTAATCGCACAAACATGGGGAATTGCTATTAATGTGGTTCAGGTAGCACAGGTGTTTATTGTAGAAGATGAGATACGAAAACAGCTTGAGGCTGAAGTTCGTAATCAGCTAAGAGCAAATAGTGAACTTTCTGATATTAAAACCGAAGAGGCAATTGAGCGAGAAAGTTCAGCTTCAGAACTCCGACTTAAAAAAGAGGAGTTTGAAAATCAGAAGGAGCGTATGAACATTGAGTTGGAACGTAAAAATCTTGAGCGTGAGCATAAACAAAAGGATATAGCATTAGTTACACCGCATAAGATATTTGAAGCAGAGCAGGATATGTTGGTTATGACGAAGATGATAGATGTATATGAGTTCAAAGCGAAGATGAATCTGCTAAAAGCAAAATCAATGCTCGTCGAAGAAATAGAACAAAATAAAATACGCAAAGATATGCTGCCTCTTGAGCAGGTGCCTCAAATTGCTGATTCTGTTTCTCGCATGTTTAATGGTGCAAATCTAAGTTTTTATAATGATTCGTCACAGTTAATGTCAGGCGTTGCTCCAATGATAGATATGGTTGCAAGAGCTTTGAAACAAAAAGAAGATATAGATTAA
- a CDS encoding DUF808 domain-containing protein — translation MASGFFAVFNDIAILLDDAATMSKVATKKTVGILSDDLAVSAQKASGFCASRELPVLWAITKGSFKNKLIILPLAFLLSAFVPWIIVPILMLGGVYLAYEGVEKIHEYFYPHIHVKKSREVLSEEEILKVEASKIKSAILTDFILSIEIIIIALGSVIKQTLPVQIISVTVVAILATIGVYGVVALLVRMDDFGFKLIEISDEKNKLLGKVGELLVQGLPKIIKFLTFIGTIAMLLVAGGIFLHNVHQLHDMLHALPSILPDLLVGLIVGTIALIVEKTFKKLKGSY, via the coding sequence ATGGCTAGTGGCTTTTTTGCGGTATTTAATGATATTGCTATTTTACTAGATGATGCAGCTACAATGAGTAAAGTAGCAACAAAAAAAACAGTAGGTATATTGAGTGATGATCTTGCTGTAAGTGCGCAAAAGGCATCAGGGTTTTGCGCTTCAAGGGAGCTTCCTGTTTTATGGGCAATAACAAAAGGTTCTTTTAAAAATAAACTTATAATTTTACCTCTTGCTTTTTTGCTGAGTGCCTTTGTTCCATGGATTATAGTGCCTATTTTAATGTTAGGTGGAGTGTATTTGGCTTATGAAGGTGTTGAAAAGATACATGAATATTTTTACCCACATATACATGTTAAAAAGAGTAGGGAAGTACTCTCTGAAGAAGAGATTTTGAAAGTTGAAGCTAGCAAAATAAAGTCAGCAATCTTAACAGACTTTATCCTTTCTATAGAAATTATAATAATAGCGCTTGGATCAGTTATAAAACAAACTTTGCCTGTTCAGATAATATCAGTTACTGTTGTGGCGATATTGGCAACTATAGGTGTATATGGTGTAGTGGCTCTGTTGGTTAGGATGGATGACTTTGGATTCAAGTTAATTGAGATATCAGATGAGAAAAATAAGTTGCTTGGAAAAGTTGGAGAGCTTTTAGTTCAAGGGCTTCCAAAAATAATCAAATTTTTAACATTTATTGGAACAATAGCTATGCTTCTGGTCGCTGGCGGAATATTTCTTCACAATGTTCATCAATTACATGATATGCTTCATGCATTGCCAAGTATACTTCCAGACTTACTTGTAGGTTTAATTGTCGGAACAATAGCATTAATAGTAGAAAAAACATTTAAAAAATTAAAGGGAAGTTACTAG